A region from the Rhodamnia argentea isolate NSW1041297 chromosome 7, ASM2092103v1, whole genome shotgun sequence genome encodes:
- the LOC125315835 gene encoding phosphoserine phosphatase, chloroplastic-like, producing MDGLKSVQSTPVYTHGSRHLLPLVRTSTLRYAKTPYRNRVWMTMSSKSFNSVSASVHPLEASKLSHSDNTLPSKEVLDLWRNADAVCFDVDSTVCVDEGIDELAEFCGAGKAVAEWTARAMGGSIPFEEALAARLSLFNPSLSQVQDFLNKRPPRISPGINELIMKLKANKTDVYLISGGFRQMINPVASILGIPPENIFANQLLFGSSGQFLGFDTNEPTSRSGGKATAVQQIRKAYGYKSLVMIGDGATDLEARKPDGADLFISYAGVQLREAVAAKADWLVFNFKDLINSLN from the exons ATGGACGGTTTGAAGAGCGTACAAAGCACGCCTGTTTATACCCACGGAAGTCGGCATCTGTTGCCTCTTGTTCGGACATCGACTTTGAGATACGCGAAGACTCCATACAGAAACCGAGTGTGGATGACCATGAGCTCAAAGTCATTTAACTCGGTTTCTGCCTCCGTTCATCCACTGGAGGCCTCAAAATTGAGTCACTCTGACAACACATTGCCATCAAAAG AAGTTCTTGACCTTTGGAGAAATGCCGATGCTGTGTGCTTTGATGTGGATAGCACTGTGTGCGTTGATGAAGGCATCGATGAGCTTGCAGAGTTCTGTGGAGCTGGAAAAGCTGTTGCAGAATGGACTGCAAG AGCAATGGGTGGTTCAATTCCTTTCGAGGAGGCCTTGGCTGCAAGATTATCTTTGTTCAACCCTTCCTTGTCCCAAGTTCAAGATTTCCTAAATAAAAGGCCCCCAAG GATTTCTCCTGGTATAAATGAGTTAATCATGAAGCTGAAGGCCAATAAAACAGATGTTTATCTCATCTCTGGAGGATTTCGCCAGATGATCAAT CCCGTCGCCTCAATTCTTGGGATTCCTCCTGAAAACATTTTTGCCAATCAACTGCTATTTGGAAGCTCTGGGcagtttttggggtttgacaCCAATGAGCCTACCTCTCGGAGCGGTGGAAAGGCCACTGCAGTCCAACAAATAAGGAAG GCCTATGGGTACAAATCGTTAGTGATGATCGGGGACGGTGCAACTGATCTTGAG GCCCGTAAGCCAGATGGTGCAGACTTGTTTATAAGCTACGCAGGCGTTCAACTTCGAGAGGCTGTGGCAGCTAAAGCTGATTGGCTGGTGTTCAATTTTAAGGATCtgataaattccttgaactaA
- the LOC115734669 gene encoding uncharacterized protein LOC115734669 has product MAKVVQTLKRYFKKPWEITGPCASPEYKPAIPKATEYRVPSPATFPIQACVPTSNPETVYDIKYFVRDQRRDRPPIRKTVLKKPDVEKMMKERTSFSPEEFPLVYLTAKVEEDGNTIGGGYQR; this is encoded by the coding sequence ATGGCGAAAGTCGTGCAAACCCTAAAGCGCTACTTCAAGAAGCCGTGGGAAATAACCGGCCCGTGCGCTTCGCCGGAGTACAAACCGGCCATCCCGAAGGCGACGGAGTACCGTGTCCCGAGCCCCGCGACGTTCCCGATCCAGGCGTGCGTGCCGACGTCGAACCCGGAGACGGTGTACGACATCAAGTATTTCGTCCGGGACCAGCGGCGCGACCGACCTCCGATCCGGAAGACGGTGCTGAAGAAGCCGGAcgtggagaagatgatgaaggagaGGACGAGCTTCTCCCCCGAGGAGTTCCCTCTGGTTTACCTGACGGCTAAGGTCGAGGAGGATGGGAACACAATTGGCGGTGGTTACCAGAGATAG
- the LOC115734667 gene encoding nuclear transport factor 2 isoform X1, with protein sequence MAVQERGSVPTPSAQVVGNAFVEQYYHILHQSPGLVHRFYQDSSFLSRPDVSGNITTVTTTQAINKKILSLNYEDFTAEIETADAQESYGKGVIVLVTGCLTGKDHVRRKFTQTFFLAPQEKGYFVLNDVFRFLEENEPLPMNSTANNGTSNATATAALPPEQEHAKVPDELAAKPLTPSEEEQLNNGPGILNPSGNEESVIEDRAVESTPHQIDSSCASEEDAPKKSYASIVKVMQGHAVTGKIFVPSKTERTSPPPASDTQQLSVKSSVVTPNPSTDIAPESSNVHEEAEGHSIFIGNLAFDATVEQLEEEFKKFGPIKSNGIQVRSSKQGSCFGFIEFETSSSMQSALKASPVTIGDHQAVIEEKRTTTRGEMHGYSQVANSGRGRYSLGRGGFRSDSFRGRGSFGGGRGYGRNDFRNQGEFSGRPRGPMGRGGDGYQRAYQNGNANDSREGANRMTGAA encoded by the exons ATGGCGGTGCAAGAACGTGGTTCAGTCCCAACTCCCAGCGCACAAGTTGTGGGTAACGCCTTTGTGGAGCAGTACTACCACATCCTTCACCAGTCTCCTGGTCTGGTTCATAGATTTTACCAGGACTCAAGTTTCCTAAGCCGGCCAGATGTCAGTGGCAACATAACAACGGTTACAACAACACAA GCTATCAACAAAAAGATACTATCTTTGAACTATGAGGATTTTACAGCAGAGATAGAAACTGCAGATGCTCAGGAGTCCTATGGTAAAGGGGTGATTGTTTTGGTAACTGGATGCTTAACTGGAAAGGACCATGTGAGGAGAAAATTCACTCAGACATTCTTTCTAGCTCCTCAAGAAAAAGGATATTTTGTCTTGAACGATGTTTTTAGGTTTCTCGAGGAGAATGAACCATTACCAATGAATTCTACGGCAAACAATGGCACAAGTAACGCCACTGCAACAGCTGCCTTGCCTCCAGAACAAG AGCATGCCAAGGTTCCTGATGAACTTGCGGCAAAACCGTTGACTCCCTCGGAGGAAGAGCAGCTTAATAATGGACCCGGCATTCTTAATCCTTCTGGCAATGAAGAATCTGTGATTGAAGACAGGGCTGTCGAATCCACTCCTCATCAGATTGATTCCTCCTGTGCAAGTGAGGAGGATGCTCCAAAGAAATCTTATGCATCAATT GTCAAAGTAATGCAAGGACATGCAGTGACTGGCAAAATATTTGTTCCTTCCAAAACAGAAAGGACTTCACCACCACCTGCAAGCGATACTCAACAGCTATCTGTGAAATCTTCTGTTGTGACTCCCAACCCTAGCACTGACATTGCCCCTGAAAGCAGCAATGTTCATGAAGAAG CGGAGGGTCATTCGATATTTATCGGGAACTTGGCTTTTGACGCAACGGTTGAACAGCTTGAGGAGgagtttaaaaaatttgggcCTATCAAGAGCAACGGCATTCAAGTTAGGAGTTCTAAG CAAGGTTCGTGCTTTGGCTTCATCGAGTTTGAAACATCAAGTTCCATGCAAAGTGCTCTTAAG GCATCGCCAGTAACAATCGGGGATCATCAAGCGGTAATCGAAGAGAAGAGAACGACTACCCGAGGTGAAATGCATGGATATAGCCAAG TGGCAAACAGTGGAAGAGGGAGGTACTCTTTGGGAAGAGGCGGATTCAGGAGCGACAGCTTTAGGGGCCGCGGGAGCTTTGGCGGCGGTCGGGGTTATGGAAGGAATGACTTCCGAAACCAAGGGGAATTCTCAGGCCGGCCGAGGGGTCCGATGGGACGCGGTGGAGACGGCTACCAACGTGCTTATCAGAATGGGAATGCAAATGACAGCCGTGAAGGTGCAAACCGAATGACTGGTGCTGCTTAA
- the LOC115734668 gene encoding transcription factor TCP5-like, with product MITSSREKRSGFQAKEVGEKGGSQISKVAPLSLSRRSLELQNNPRVVRIPRTYGGKDRHSKVCTVRGLRDRRIRLSAPTAVQLYHLQDNLGLSQPSQVIDWLIEAAKHDIEKLPPLHFPQGFSEVINQQLLFPPGLTTPSMSPFFGTSLPFPRHGLMSTSFALLAGGAKMDTNENCVRSADYGTWLKSKYYWDGISVLRERSDEFERGCFSDKSKQIDLNVRENQETINCSGNRPVSDQNLLLTSLLNNPIEYRPYIPDNHLEPSPHNSSLSPFGSYESMSQGANVLNTNDACLFPSSSIGLNSQTQSVPGPSKMTIPSLIPSCSLCWTSASPIDNEPRNVKHFHSFSSCSLLPSSAPASLQLYHAALETKYNLLSQDESRTNDQDGKC from the coding sequence ATGATCACCAGctcaagagaaaagagaagcgGTTTTCAAGCCAAGGAAGTGGGAGAGAAAGGCGGTAGTCAGATCTCAAAGGTGGCGCCGTTGAGTTTAAGTCGTCGGTCGTTGGAACTTCAGAATAATCCAAGGGTTGTTCGCATCCCACGCACTTATGGAGGTAAAGACAGGCACAGCAAAGTCTGCACTGTAAGGGGTTTGAGGGATCGGCGAATTAGGCTTTCTGCACCGACCGCGGTTCAGTTGTATCATCTTCAAGATAATCTAGGTCTGAGCCAACCGAGTCAGGTAATAGATTGGCTGATTGAGGCTGCGAAGCATGATATCGAAAAGCTTCCACCTCTCCACTTTCCTCAAGGGTTCAGCGAAGTGATCAACCAACAATTATTGTTTCCCCCAGGATTAACGACTCCCTCAATGTCACCATTCTTTGGCACAAGCCTTCCATTCCCAAGGCATGGACTAATGAGTACTAGCTTCGCATTACTAGCTGGCGGCGCAAAGATGGACACCAATGAGAATTGTGTTCGGAGTGCAGATTATGGAACATGGCTGAAATCGAAGTACTATTGGGATGGGATCTCAGTGTTGAGAGAAAGAAGCGACGAGTTTGAACGAGGGTGCTTTTCCGATAAGAGCAAGCAGATCGATCTGAATGTTCGAGAAAACCAAGAAACTATCAATTGCTCTGGAAATCGGCCGGTCTCAGATCAGAATCTCCTTCTAACTAGCCTGCTAAACAATCCCATCGAATATCGGCCCTATATTCCTGATAATCATTTGGAGCCCTCTCCCCACAATTCATCTTTATCTCCATTTGGGAGCTATGAATCAATGTCACAAGGAGCAAACGTCCTCAACACCAACGATGCTTGTTTATTTCCGTCTTCATCAATAGGTCTCAATTCACAGACTCAATCTGTTCCCGGTCCATCTAAGATGACAATCCCTTCTTTGATTCCATCGTGTTCACTGTGTTGGACTAGTGCTAGTCCTATCGATAATGAACCCAGAAATGTGAAGCATTTCCATTCGTTCAGCTCATGCTCCCTATTGCCTAGCTCCGCCCCGGCTTCACTTCAACTTTATCATGCTGCCCTTGAGACCAAATATAATCTTCTTTCACAAGATGAAAGCCGAACAAATGACCAGGATGGTAAGTGTTGA
- the LOC115734729 gene encoding putative pentatricopeptide repeat-containing protein At1g64310, producing MFINFHSILSELSRLQQTLLSTKQLHAVITRTHLSNDPFYATRVVQRYALNNDLVYARRLFDRSPQRSVFLWNSIIRAYARANDFDEAFSMFGRMLRSEIRPDNFTYACLMRACCDKADLDGLKIVQGGAVVSGLGWETICSSALVTAYSKLGHVDEASKVFYAMSDSDQDLVMWNSMISGYGHLRVWDMGLKLFNEMRSLGRLPDGYTLVGLISGLADMSLIGVGQSVHGLCLKSCLDSDAYVGAALVSMYARCACMDSACKVFGGLSQPDLVAWSTLVMGYCQCGDGEKAHRVFRNLMIECRMVDHVLISSVLVATAQLANVRPGKEIHGYVLRHGLESDIMVSSALVDMYSKCGFLDEGMHIFERMSDRNIITYNSIILGLGLHGLASQAFQLFEEILRIGVNPDQCTFSALLCACCHAGLKEDGKRIFSRMEDEFCLQPGTEHYIYMVKLLGTAGELEEAFNFIQSLPQPVDPGVWGALLSCCEMCGNSTMAGIVAQQLFQMEPEKGAYRVMLSKTYASDGRWCDVKKLRDEIIDGRLKRIPGLSWIGCSGNQSDNKLLTC from the coding sequence ATGTTCATCAACTTCCATTCGATTCTCTCGGAGCTCTCGAGGTTGCAACAGACGCTTTTATCCACCAAGCAACTACACGCCGTAATAACCAGGACCCACCTCTCCAATGACCCATTTTACGCCACAAGAGTGGTCCAACGCTACGCCCTGAACAACGACCTCGTCTATGCTCGTAGACTGTTCGATAGAAGTCCTCAGAGAAGCGTATTTCTGTGGAACTCCATTATTCGTGCTTACGCACGAGCTAACGACTTTGATGAAGCATTTTCAATGTTTGGGCGGATGCTTAGGAGTGAGATAAGACCAGATAATTTCACGTATGCTTGCCTTATGCGGGCATGCTGTGACAAGGCTGATTTGGATGGACTGAAAATTGTACAAGGAGGTGCTGTTGTTTCTGGTTTAGGTTGGGAGACAATCTGCAGTAGTGCCCTTGTGACTGCTTATTCAAAGTTAGGCCATGTTGATGAAGCGAGTAAAGTGTTTTATGCTATGTCCGATTCTGATCAGGATTTGGTGATGTGGAATTCCATGATTTCTGGTTATGGGCATCTTCGTGTGTGGGATATGGGGTTGAAATTgtttaatgaaatgagaagccTGGGAAGGTTACCTGATGGGTATACTTTGGTTGGTTTGATTTCTGGTTTGGCAGATATGAGCTTGATAGGTGTTGGGCAAAGTGTACATGGACTTTGTTTGAAAAGTTGTCTAGATTCCGATGCTTATGTGGGTGCTGCTCTAGTTAGTATGTATGCGAGATGTGCATGCATGGATTCAGCATGTAAAGTTTTTGGAGGTTTGTCTCAGCCTGATTTAGTTGCCTGGTCCACTCTGGTAATGGGCTATTGCCAATGTGGAGATGGTGAAAAGGCGCATCGGGTTTTCAGAAATTTGATGATTGAGTGTAGGATGGTAGACCATGTCTTGATCTCCAGTGTGCTTGTGGCAACTGCGCAGTTAGCAAATGTAAGGCCTGGTAAAGAAATACACGGTTATGTTCTCCGTCATGGATTGGAATCCGATATTATGGTTTCATCTGCCCTCGTAGATATGTATTCAAAGTGTGGTTTCTTGGATGAGGGAATGCACATTTTTGAGCGTATGTCTGATAGGAATATCATTACATACAATTCCATCATTTTGGGTCTTGGGCTCCATGGACTAGCTTCCCAGGCATTTCAGTTATTTGAGGAAATACTTCGCATTGGAGTAAATCCTGATCAATGTACTTTCTCTGCTCTCCTTTGCGCTTGCTGTCATGCTGGCCTTAAAGAAGACGGAAAGCGAATTTTCAGTAGAATGGAAGATGAGTTCTGCCTCCAACCTGGGACTGAGCATTACATTTACATGGTTAAGCTTCTTGGCACCGCTGGAGAGCTGGAAGAAGCATTCAATTTCATTCAGTCCTTGCCACAACCAGTGGATCCTGGAGTCTGGGGTGCACTACTATCATGTTGTGAGATGTGTGGTAATTCCACAATGGCTGGTATAGTAGCTCAGCAGCTCTTTCAGATGGAGCCAGAGAAGGGCGCCTACAGAGTGATGCTTTCGAAAACTTATGCTAGTGATGGAAGATGGTGTGATGTGAAGAAACTGAGAGATGAGATAATCGACGGGAGACTGAAAAGAATCCCTGGGCTGAGCTGGATTGGATGTTCTGGCAATCAGAGTGACAATAAATTGTTGACTTGTTAA
- the LOC115734667 gene encoding nuclear transport factor 2 isoform X3 — translation MAVQERGSVPTPSAQVVGNAFVEQYYHILHQSPGLVHRFYQDSSFLSRPDVSGNITTVTTTQAINKKILSLNYEDFTAEIETADAQESYGKGVIVLVTGCLTGKDHVRRKFTQTFFLAPQEKGYFVLNDVFRFLEENEPLPMNSTANNGTSNATATAALPPEQEHAKVPDELAAKPLTPSEEEQLNNGPGILNPSGNEESVIEDRAVESTPHQIDSSCASEEDAPKKSYASIVKVMQGHAVTGKIFVPSKTERTSPPPASDTQQLSVKSSVVTPNPSTDIAPESSNVHEEAEGHSIFIGNLAFDATVEQLEEEFKKFGPIKSNGIQVRSSKQGSCFGFIEFETSSSMQSALKASPVTIGDHQAVIEEKRTTTRVANSGRGRYSLGRGGFRSDSFRGRGSFGGGRGYGRNDFRNQGEFSGRPRGPMGRGGDGYQRAYQNGNANDSREGANRMTGAA, via the exons ATGGCGGTGCAAGAACGTGGTTCAGTCCCAACTCCCAGCGCACAAGTTGTGGGTAACGCCTTTGTGGAGCAGTACTACCACATCCTTCACCAGTCTCCTGGTCTGGTTCATAGATTTTACCAGGACTCAAGTTTCCTAAGCCGGCCAGATGTCAGTGGCAACATAACAACGGTTACAACAACACAA GCTATCAACAAAAAGATACTATCTTTGAACTATGAGGATTTTACAGCAGAGATAGAAACTGCAGATGCTCAGGAGTCCTATGGTAAAGGGGTGATTGTTTTGGTAACTGGATGCTTAACTGGAAAGGACCATGTGAGGAGAAAATTCACTCAGACATTCTTTCTAGCTCCTCAAGAAAAAGGATATTTTGTCTTGAACGATGTTTTTAGGTTTCTCGAGGAGAATGAACCATTACCAATGAATTCTACGGCAAACAATGGCACAAGTAACGCCACTGCAACAGCTGCCTTGCCTCCAGAACAAG AGCATGCCAAGGTTCCTGATGAACTTGCGGCAAAACCGTTGACTCCCTCGGAGGAAGAGCAGCTTAATAATGGACCCGGCATTCTTAATCCTTCTGGCAATGAAGAATCTGTGATTGAAGACAGGGCTGTCGAATCCACTCCTCATCAGATTGATTCCTCCTGTGCAAGTGAGGAGGATGCTCCAAAGAAATCTTATGCATCAATT GTCAAAGTAATGCAAGGACATGCAGTGACTGGCAAAATATTTGTTCCTTCCAAAACAGAAAGGACTTCACCACCACCTGCAAGCGATACTCAACAGCTATCTGTGAAATCTTCTGTTGTGACTCCCAACCCTAGCACTGACATTGCCCCTGAAAGCAGCAATGTTCATGAAGAAG CGGAGGGTCATTCGATATTTATCGGGAACTTGGCTTTTGACGCAACGGTTGAACAGCTTGAGGAGgagtttaaaaaatttgggcCTATCAAGAGCAACGGCATTCAAGTTAGGAGTTCTAAG CAAGGTTCGTGCTTTGGCTTCATCGAGTTTGAAACATCAAGTTCCATGCAAAGTGCTCTTAAG GCATCGCCAGTAACAATCGGGGATCATCAAGCGGTAATCGAAGAGAAGAGAACGACTACCCGAG TGGCAAACAGTGGAAGAGGGAGGTACTCTTTGGGAAGAGGCGGATTCAGGAGCGACAGCTTTAGGGGCCGCGGGAGCTTTGGCGGCGGTCGGGGTTATGGAAGGAATGACTTCCGAAACCAAGGGGAATTCTCAGGCCGGCCGAGGGGTCCGATGGGACGCGGTGGAGACGGCTACCAACGTGCTTATCAGAATGGGAATGCAAATGACAGCCGTGAAGGTGCAAACCGAATGACTGGTGCTGCTTAA
- the LOC115734667 gene encoding nuclear transport factor 2 isoform X2 — protein sequence MAVQERGSVPTPSAQVVGNAFVEQYYHILHQSPGLVHRFYQDSSFLSRPDVSGNITTVTTTQAINKKILSLNYEDFTAEIETADAQESYGKGVIVLVTGCLTGKDHVRRKFTQTFFLAPQEKGYFVLNDVFRFLEENEPLPMNSTANNGTSNATATAALPPEQEHAKVPDELAAKPLTPSEEEQLNNGPGILNPSGNEESVIEDRAVESTPHQIDSSCASEEDAPKKSYASIVKVMQGHAVTGKIFVPSKTERTSPPPASDTQQLSVKSSVVTPNPSTDIAPESSNVHEEEGHSIFIGNLAFDATVEQLEEEFKKFGPIKSNGIQVRSSKQGSCFGFIEFETSSSMQSALKASPVTIGDHQAVIEEKRTTTRGEMHGYSQVANSGRGRYSLGRGGFRSDSFRGRGSFGGGRGYGRNDFRNQGEFSGRPRGPMGRGGDGYQRAYQNGNANDSREGANRMTGAA from the exons ATGGCGGTGCAAGAACGTGGTTCAGTCCCAACTCCCAGCGCACAAGTTGTGGGTAACGCCTTTGTGGAGCAGTACTACCACATCCTTCACCAGTCTCCTGGTCTGGTTCATAGATTTTACCAGGACTCAAGTTTCCTAAGCCGGCCAGATGTCAGTGGCAACATAACAACGGTTACAACAACACAA GCTATCAACAAAAAGATACTATCTTTGAACTATGAGGATTTTACAGCAGAGATAGAAACTGCAGATGCTCAGGAGTCCTATGGTAAAGGGGTGATTGTTTTGGTAACTGGATGCTTAACTGGAAAGGACCATGTGAGGAGAAAATTCACTCAGACATTCTTTCTAGCTCCTCAAGAAAAAGGATATTTTGTCTTGAACGATGTTTTTAGGTTTCTCGAGGAGAATGAACCATTACCAATGAATTCTACGGCAAACAATGGCACAAGTAACGCCACTGCAACAGCTGCCTTGCCTCCAGAACAAG AGCATGCCAAGGTTCCTGATGAACTTGCGGCAAAACCGTTGACTCCCTCGGAGGAAGAGCAGCTTAATAATGGACCCGGCATTCTTAATCCTTCTGGCAATGAAGAATCTGTGATTGAAGACAGGGCTGTCGAATCCACTCCTCATCAGATTGATTCCTCCTGTGCAAGTGAGGAGGATGCTCCAAAGAAATCTTATGCATCAATT GTCAAAGTAATGCAAGGACATGCAGTGACTGGCAAAATATTTGTTCCTTCCAAAACAGAAAGGACTTCACCACCACCTGCAAGCGATACTCAACAGCTATCTGTGAAATCTTCTGTTGTGACTCCCAACCCTAGCACTGACATTGCCCCTGAAAGCAGCAATGTTCATGAAGAAG AGGGTCATTCGATATTTATCGGGAACTTGGCTTTTGACGCAACGGTTGAACAGCTTGAGGAGgagtttaaaaaatttgggcCTATCAAGAGCAACGGCATTCAAGTTAGGAGTTCTAAG CAAGGTTCGTGCTTTGGCTTCATCGAGTTTGAAACATCAAGTTCCATGCAAAGTGCTCTTAAG GCATCGCCAGTAACAATCGGGGATCATCAAGCGGTAATCGAAGAGAAGAGAACGACTACCCGAGGTGAAATGCATGGATATAGCCAAG TGGCAAACAGTGGAAGAGGGAGGTACTCTTTGGGAAGAGGCGGATTCAGGAGCGACAGCTTTAGGGGCCGCGGGAGCTTTGGCGGCGGTCGGGGTTATGGAAGGAATGACTTCCGAAACCAAGGGGAATTCTCAGGCCGGCCGAGGGGTCCGATGGGACGCGGTGGAGACGGCTACCAACGTGCTTATCAGAATGGGAATGCAAATGACAGCCGTGAAGGTGCAAACCGAATGACTGGTGCTGCTTAA
- the LOC115733653 gene encoding histone deacetylase 5-like: MFEILRMICKSSQYHRNSSSGNPLSMFACCHHKEYLIGFFESLQGIKHVDVSFQLMDFARGKNVLALEGGYNLTSISKSALACMEVLLDEKTVTGSTEAYPFESTWRVIQAAHQELKAFWSVLADELPTKVISQTAPIQKILISSSDSEAEDVEELLHDVIRPLSTLVVDEDHRVLAESASLSWRSDLSKIDIWYATFGSNMWKPRFRCYIEGGQVMHFKLTFFKP, translated from the exons ATGTTTGAAATATTGCGAATGATATGTAAATCAAGTCAGTACCACAGGAATTCATCCTCAGGAAATCCTCTTTCCATGTTTGCTTGTTGTCATCATAAAGAGTATTTGATCGGCTTTTTTGAATCCCTACAAGGCATTAAGCATGTCGATGTTTCTTTTCAGTTAATGGACTTTGCGCGAGGTAAGAACGTATTAGCATTAGAAGGAGGATACAACCTCACCTCAATTTCAAAATCAGCCCTTGCATGCATGGAAGTTTTGCTGGATGAGAAAACTGTCACTGGTTCCACCGAAGCCTATCCTTTTGAGTCCACATGGCGAGTAATACAAGCG GCTCATCAAGAACTAAAAGCTTTCTGGTCAGTACTTGCTGATGAATTGCCAACCAAGGTAATAAGTCAAACAGCACCCATTCAG AAAATTCTCATTTCAAGCTCTGACTCTGAAGCTGAAGATGTTGAGGAGCTTCTGCACGATGTCATTCGACCTCTTTCAACTCTCGTGGTTGACGAAGATCATCGTG TTCTTGCAGAATCTGCTTCTTTGTCCTGGAGATCAGATCTGTCAAAAATTGACATCTGGTATGCCACCTTTGGATCAAATATGTGGAAGCCTAGATTCCGCTGCTATATTGAAGGTGGACAGGTAATGCACTTTAAACTTACCTTTTTCAAGCCTTAG